In one window of Zhihengliuella sp. ISTPL4 DNA:
- a CDS encoding phosphotransferase family protein, with protein sequence MRQGAVGTVRLVERDGRRLVEKRLSDPVRHGNELRALRALADSGLPVPQVVEERPGVILMTALPGARLDDADADSRIADLRASAPLLRTLHELDAPEGLLPAPDDAAIIERYRAAGAPPLPLVVPPAAGVVFCHGDWTDGNLLAQHGRITGVVDWEAAHRGDPLRELARAAWGASRKDPRSERALIDGYGADPARVRAWYPVHAAELWLWFAEAGPPEYLAQLTAELRAWPA encoded by the coding sequence ATGAGGCAGGGCGCGGTCGGGACGGTGCGGCTCGTCGAGCGAGACGGGCGACGGCTGGTCGAGAAGCGACTGTCCGATCCGGTGCGGCACGGCAACGAGCTGCGGGCACTCCGGGCCCTCGCCGACTCGGGGCTACCGGTACCCCAGGTCGTCGAGGAGCGGCCGGGCGTGATCCTCATGACCGCCCTCCCCGGTGCCCGTCTCGACGACGCCGACGCCGACAGCCGGATCGCGGATCTCCGCGCCTCCGCGCCGCTGCTCCGCACTCTGCACGAGCTCGACGCGCCCGAGGGCCTGCTCCCGGCCCCCGACGACGCGGCGATCATCGAGCGATACCGCGCCGCCGGCGCTCCCCCGCTCCCGCTGGTCGTCCCGCCCGCCGCCGGCGTCGTCTTCTGCCACGGCGACTGGACCGACGGCAACCTTCTCGCGCAGCACGGCCGCATCACCGGGGTCGTGGACTGGGAGGCCGCGCACCGCGGTGATCCGCTGCGTGAGCTGGCACGTGCCGCGTGGGGAGCCAGCCGGAAGGATCCGCGGTCGGAGCGGGCGCTCATCGACGGCTACGGCGCGGATCCCGCCCGTGTCCGCGCCTGGTACCCGGTGCACGCCGCCGAGTTGTGGCTGTGGTTCGCGGAGGCCGGGCCCCCCGAGTACCTCGCACAGCTGACCGCCGAGCTCCGGGCGTGGCCGGCCTGA
- a CDS encoding pyridoxamine 5'-phosphate oxidase family protein: MIHELDEQQSYELLATTTVGRIGYLDDGRVKIHPVNFAVSGHELLLRTSPDGHLAALSNESAEVSFEVDYHDPLGGMGWSVLMHGTLSRVPEDRAAGAAARVNPWAGDDRDLPLSFRIESLTGRSVRRGGA; the protein is encoded by the coding sequence ATGATCCACGAACTCGATGAGCAGCAGTCCTACGAGTTGCTGGCGACCACCACGGTGGGCCGCATCGGATACCTGGACGACGGCAGGGTCAAGATCCATCCGGTGAACTTCGCCGTCTCGGGTCACGAGCTGCTCCTGCGGACATCTCCGGACGGTCACCTGGCGGCGCTGTCGAACGAATCGGCGGAGGTGTCGTTCGAGGTGGATTACCACGATCCGCTCGGTGGAATGGGGTGGAGCGTGCTGATGCACGGCACTCTGTCGCGTGTTCCGGAGGACCGGGCGGCCGGCGCTGCGGCGCGCGTGAACCCCTGGGCCGGAGACGACCGCGACCTTCCGCTGTCGTTCCGCATCGAGAGCCTCACCGGGCGCAGCGTGCGCCGCGGCGGCGCCTGA
- a CDS encoding VWA domain-containing protein, whose product MALANVWMVVLAAAVIVAAVGIGLGVGLRRRGGGRAADTARVARAERLRSLSSFRQALSRRAVALTGIVAVGVVAAIAAGVVAARPMAVRTIQPVDTSRDIMLCLDVSGSMSEVDVEVLSVFDELLDGFEGERIGLTIFNSSPVQIFPLTDDYDFVRDHLTSIKASFDLADEIPEHWLGTLNGDGASLIGDGLAACAMGFDHPDDDRSRSVIFATDNEINGASIVSLDEAAAYAASKDVRVFAINPVEGKDADVSAELAAAAEATGGAAYGLRETTTVGDIIDAVRKQEATALRGEAQVVWTDSPNLWIAVLTVLALGFVVLVWRVRL is encoded by the coding sequence GTGGCACTAGCGAACGTCTGGATGGTGGTCCTCGCCGCCGCCGTCATCGTCGCGGCGGTCGGGATCGGACTCGGGGTGGGGCTGCGCCGTCGAGGCGGCGGACGCGCTGCAGACACCGCCCGCGTCGCCAGGGCCGAGCGGCTGCGGTCGCTCTCGTCCTTTCGGCAGGCCTTGTCCCGTCGCGCGGTGGCCCTGACCGGCATCGTCGCCGTGGGGGTGGTGGCGGCGATCGCGGCCGGCGTCGTGGCCGCCCGCCCGATGGCGGTCCGGACCATCCAGCCGGTCGACACCAGTCGCGACATCATGCTGTGTCTGGACGTGTCCGGTTCGATGTCGGAGGTCGACGTCGAGGTGCTTTCCGTCTTCGACGAGCTGCTCGACGGCTTCGAGGGTGAGCGCATCGGCCTGACGATCTTCAACAGCTCCCCCGTGCAGATCTTCCCCCTCACCGACGACTACGACTTCGTCCGTGACCACCTGACGAGTATCAAAGCGAGCTTCGACCTCGCCGACGAGATCCCGGAGCACTGGCTCGGCACGCTCAACGGCGACGGCGCCTCCCTCATCGGGGACGGTCTCGCCGCGTGCGCCATGGGCTTCGACCACCCGGACGATGACCGATCGCGCTCAGTGATCTTCGCGACCGACAACGAGATCAACGGCGCCTCGATCGTGTCACTCGACGAGGCTGCGGCGTATGCCGCCTCGAAGGACGTCCGAGTGTTCGCGATCAACCCCGTCGAGGGCAAGGATGCCGACGTCAGCGCCGAGCTCGCGGCTGCGGCGGAGGCCACCGGGGGCGCCGCGTACGGACTGCGGGAGACGACCACGGTCGGAGACATCATCGACGCGGTGCGGAAGCAGGAGGCCACGGCGCTGCGCGGTGAAGCCCAAGTGGTCTGGACAGACAGCCCGAACCTGTGGATCGCGGTGCTCACCGTCCTCGCTCTGGGATTCGTCGTCCTCGTGTGGAGAGTGCGCCTGTGA
- a CDS encoding TetR/AcrR family transcriptional regulator, protein MTTRALRRDAAENRAGILSAARSALASDPHASLDAIARAAGLSRRTLYGHFEDRDALIRELVSTGAQRFNAIATSVDAPDTRLALARLAARLWEEAAHVQVAAALALDEAHVEHTAAALAPLRRSVGALVRRGQEDGSFRTDLPAATVARLIEEMARTVVSRTDAQSSGAGTLAVRAVLSIAGLSWREADELLAAHPDIAAEDQEVRA, encoded by the coding sequence ATGACCACTCGCGCCCTCCGTCGCGACGCCGCAGAGAACCGCGCCGGCATCCTGTCCGCGGCTCGCAGCGCCCTTGCCTCCGACCCGCACGCCTCGCTCGACGCGATCGCCCGTGCCGCCGGTCTTTCCCGCCGCACCCTCTACGGGCACTTCGAGGATCGGGACGCCCTGATCCGGGAACTCGTCTCCACCGGCGCCCAGCGTTTCAATGCCATCGCCACCTCCGTGGACGCTCCGGACACTCGTTTGGCCCTCGCCAGGCTGGCCGCCCGGCTCTGGGAGGAGGCGGCGCATGTCCAGGTGGCCGCCGCGCTCGCCCTCGATGAAGCGCATGTCGAGCACACCGCTGCCGCTCTCGCGCCGCTGCGGCGGAGCGTCGGCGCACTGGTGCGGAGGGGCCAGGAAGACGGCAGCTTCCGCACCGATCTCCCCGCAGCCACGGTCGCGCGGCTCATCGAGGAGATGGCGCGCACTGTCGTCTCCCGCACCGACGCGCAGAGCAGCGGAGCGGGGACCCTCGCCGTCCGCGCGGTCCTCAGCATTGCCGGGCTGTCCTGGCGCGAAGCCGATGAGCTGCTCGCCGCGCACCCGGACATCGCCGCCGAGGATCAGGAGGTCCGCGCATGA
- a CDS encoding DUF58 domain-containing protein: MPSLITQVKSKLFIHSNRKSLHALDGAYASLLHGRSLDFEDLRKYEYGDQVRDIDWRATARLGTPLVKRSRATRMHTVMFVVDTGRSMTALAADERSKKDLAILATGALGVLTLRHGDDFTVVYGDSSRVRRLAQGRSEGALEHALRTIDRAVDDAAAPSDRDALLSFVTRTIARRMIVVVLTDEAPVTTETERLLRRLRVQHDVLWLTLRDAEPVLDHRSARLRADVDSLWQVPDFIQGDRAIVQELHAQRAADAARLADLLTRMEISHAALDGQDDAVPQLLHLLNRRSDARF, from the coding sequence ATGCCCAGCCTCATCACGCAGGTGAAGAGCAAGCTCTTCATCCACTCGAACCGCAAGTCGCTGCACGCGCTCGACGGCGCCTACGCGTCGTTGCTGCACGGGCGGAGCCTCGACTTCGAGGACCTGCGCAAGTACGAGTACGGCGACCAGGTGCGCGACATCGACTGGCGCGCGACCGCCCGCCTCGGCACGCCGTTGGTCAAGCGGTCACGGGCCACGCGCATGCACACGGTGATGTTCGTCGTCGACACGGGACGCTCGATGACCGCTCTCGCCGCGGACGAGCGCTCGAAGAAGGACCTGGCGATCCTGGCGACCGGAGCGCTCGGCGTGCTGACGCTCCGGCACGGCGACGACTTCACCGTCGTCTACGGCGATTCCTCCCGCGTCCGTCGCCTCGCACAGGGGCGCAGCGAAGGGGCCCTCGAGCACGCCCTGCGGACGATCGACCGCGCGGTCGACGACGCAGCGGCCCCCAGCGACCGCGACGCCCTGTTGTCCTTCGTCACGCGGACGATCGCGCGGCGGATGATCGTCGTCGTGCTCACCGACGAGGCCCCGGTCACCACCGAGACCGAGCGCCTGCTGCGCCGCCTGCGCGTGCAGCACGACGTGCTCTGGCTCACCCTTCGCGACGCCGAACCGGTGCTCGACCACCGGTCCGCGCGGCTGCGCGCCGACGTCGACAGCCTCTGGCAGGTTCCCGATTTCATCCAGGGCGACCGCGCCATCGTGCAGGAGCTCCACGCGCAACGGGCGGCCGACGCGGCCCGGCTGGCCGACCTGCTCACGCGGATGGAGATCAGCCACGCGGCGCTCGACGGTCAGGACGACGCCGTGCCGCAACTGCTACACCTGCTGAACCGGAGGTCCGATGCCCGGTTCTGA
- a CDS encoding AAA family ATPase, with product MTDADAQTPPTISAPPPPPASAAPTAAPAPAAASAAPSDAEVARAGAVLQTISDAYSAKMVGQERLRTSLLVALIAGGHILLESVPGLAKTTAASTLADTVKAKFKRIQCTPDLLPSDITGNQIYDAATGSFRTVLGPVHANFVLLDEINRSSAKTQSAMLEAMQEHQTTIGGEIHPLPRPFLVIATQNPIEQEGTYELPEAQMDRFLLKEIVEYPSPAEEFEILSRIDSGVLDPDRHVHSAVTLDDVHLLQDVASRIYVDPAIRNYIVSIAYVTRNPAPYIGEERARFIKYGASPRASIAFLQASRALALLSGRTHVLPEDIRALRHLVLRHRVLLTFEADAEGIRSEEIIDQIFAAVPTP from the coding sequence ATGACCGACGCCGACGCGCAGACCCCGCCGACGATCTCCGCGCCCCCGCCGCCCCCCGCGTCCGCCGCGCCGACCGCTGCCCCGGCACCCGCCGCTGCTTCCGCGGCTCCGAGCGACGCCGAGGTGGCGCGCGCCGGTGCGGTGCTGCAGACGATCTCCGACGCGTACTCCGCGAAGATGGTGGGCCAGGAGCGCCTGCGCACCAGCCTGCTCGTGGCGCTCATCGCCGGCGGTCACATCCTCCTGGAGAGCGTGCCCGGCCTCGCCAAGACCACCGCGGCCAGCACGCTCGCGGACACTGTGAAGGCGAAGTTCAAGCGCATCCAGTGCACGCCCGACCTCCTGCCGAGCGACATCACGGGAAACCAGATCTACGACGCCGCGACGGGCAGCTTCCGGACGGTCCTCGGTCCCGTGCACGCGAACTTCGTGCTGCTCGACGAGATCAACCGCTCCAGCGCCAAGACCCAGAGCGCCATGCTCGAGGCGATGCAGGAGCACCAGACCACCATCGGCGGCGAGATCCACCCGCTGCCGAGGCCGTTCCTCGTGATTGCCACGCAGAACCCTATCGAGCAGGAGGGCACCTACGAGCTGCCCGAGGCGCAGATGGACCGGTTCCTCCTCAAGGAGATCGTGGAGTACCCGAGCCCCGCGGAGGAGTTCGAGATCCTCAGCCGCATCGACTCGGGCGTGCTCGACCCCGACCGTCACGTGCACAGCGCCGTCACGCTCGACGACGTGCACCTGCTGCAGGACGTCGCGAGCCGCATCTACGTCGACCCCGCGATCCGCAACTACATCGTGTCGATCGCGTACGTGACCCGGAACCCCGCGCCGTACATCGGGGAGGAGCGCGCCCGGTTCATCAAGTACGGCGCGAGCCCTCGGGCCAGCATCGCGTTCCTGCAGGCCTCCCGCGCCCTCGCCCTCCTCAGCGGCCGGACCCACGTCCTCCCCGAGGACATCCGTGCCCTGCGCCACCTCGTCCTGCGCCACCGCGTGCTGCTGACGTTCGAGGCCGACGCCGAGGGCATCCGCAGCGAGGAGATCATCGACCAGATCTTCGCCGCCGTGCCCACCCCCTGA
- a CDS encoding GntR family transcriptional regulator produces MIEKKDDVRAGMGESGHEESHGSAQGRLTEAILSGALAPGTRLDERRLADVLDVGAAEIHRALGALAAAGLIAVRRDGTHWVTALDGDRVRDAVAMFGDVWIGSVRHTMATLHEDDLAYLSELVDDVARAVRLRAPSGFGTGLRALAVAFARIEGNTERAELLASLGTLLECFTRRAGAAFDWSSVRFAVARIGRVLPARDAVSMRTALIDLFDEVLPEIVDRAVAQSRPLVAAC; encoded by the coding sequence ATGATCGAGAAGAAGGACGATGTCCGCGCGGGGATGGGGGAGTCGGGGCACGAGGAGTCCCACGGCAGCGCGCAGGGGAGGCTGACGGAAGCGATCCTCTCGGGCGCGCTCGCTCCGGGGACACGGCTGGACGAGCGCCGGCTCGCTGACGTCCTCGACGTCGGCGCCGCTGAGATCCATCGTGCACTGGGCGCGCTCGCCGCTGCCGGCCTCATCGCGGTGCGCCGAGACGGCACCCACTGGGTCACCGCCCTCGACGGGGACCGGGTCCGCGATGCGGTGGCGATGTTCGGCGACGTCTGGATCGGCTCGGTTCGGCACACGATGGCGACGCTCCACGAGGACGATCTCGCCTATCTGAGCGAGCTTGTCGACGATGTGGCACGCGCCGTGCGGCTGCGGGCGCCCTCCGGATTCGGCACGGGGCTGCGCGCTCTCGCGGTCGCGTTCGCTCGGATCGAGGGGAACACCGAACGAGCCGAGCTGCTCGCGAGCCTGGGCACGCTGCTCGAGTGCTTCACCCGTCGCGCGGGGGCCGCGTTCGACTGGTCGAGCGTGCGTTTCGCGGTCGCCCGGATCGGCCGCGTGCTCCCGGCGCGCGACGCCGTGTCGATGCGCACCGCGCTCATCGATCTGTTCGACGAGGTGCTGCCGGAGATCGTCGACCGCGCCGTGGCACAGAGCCGACCGCTCGTGGCCGCGTGCTGA
- the argG gene encoding argininosuccinate synthase, whose translation MSKVLQSLPVGERVGIAFSGGLDTSVAVAWMRDKGAVPFTYTGDLGQYDEDDIASIPGRALEYGAEASRLIDCKTALVEEGFVALSCGAFHIRSGGKTYFNTTPLGRAVTGTLLVRAMREDGVDIWGDGSTYKGNDIERFYRYGLLANPRLRIYKPWLDADFVTELGGRQEMSEWLVAHGFPYRDSAEKAYSTDANIWGATHEAKTLEHLDVSLETVDPIMGVKFWDPSVAIETEDVSVTFEGGRPVAINGVEFSDPVALVQEANAIGGRHGLGMSDQIENRIIEAKSRGIYEAPAMALLFIAYERLVNGILNEDTLATYHEQGRRLGRLMYEGRWLEPQSLMLRESIQRWVGSTISGTVTIRLRRGDDWTILDTVSPNLSYGPEKLSMERVGDAAFGPVDRIGQLTMRNLDIADSRARLEQYAGLGLVGGATGELVGRVTAGESAEITESVHGSISEADENLADAVDTASERAAFDSGTD comes from the coding sequence ATGTCCAAGGTCCTCCAGTCCCTGCCCGTCGGCGAGCGCGTCGGCATCGCCTTCTCCGGAGGACTCGACACCTCCGTCGCCGTCGCCTGGATGCGCGACAAGGGCGCTGTCCCCTTCACCTACACGGGCGACCTCGGACAATACGACGAGGACGACATCGCCTCGATCCCCGGCCGCGCGCTGGAGTACGGCGCCGAGGCCTCGCGTCTCATCGACTGCAAGACCGCGCTCGTCGAGGAGGGCTTCGTCGCCCTCTCCTGCGGTGCCTTCCACATCCGCTCCGGCGGCAAGACGTACTTCAACACGACGCCCCTCGGCCGCGCGGTCACCGGGACCCTGCTCGTGCGCGCGATGCGCGAGGACGGCGTCGATATCTGGGGCGACGGCTCGACCTACAAGGGCAACGACATCGAGCGGTTCTACCGCTACGGCCTGCTTGCCAACCCTCGCCTGCGCATCTACAAGCCCTGGCTCGACGCCGACTTCGTCACGGAGCTCGGCGGACGCCAGGAGATGAGCGAGTGGCTCGTCGCCCACGGCTTCCCCTACCGCGATTCGGCGGAGAAGGCCTACTCGACCGACGCCAACATCTGGGGTGCGACCCACGAGGCGAAGACGCTCGAGCACCTCGACGTCTCACTGGAGACCGTCGACCCGATCATGGGCGTGAAGTTCTGGGACCCCTCCGTCGCGATCGAGACCGAGGACGTCTCGGTGACGTTCGAGGGCGGCCGTCCGGTCGCGATCAACGGCGTCGAGTTCAGCGACCCGGTGGCACTGGTGCAGGAGGCGAACGCGATCGGTGGACGCCACGGCCTCGGCATGAGCGACCAGATCGAGAACCGCATCATCGAGGCGAAGTCGCGCGGCATCTACGAGGCTCCCGCGATGGCGCTGCTCTTCATCGCGTACGAGCGCCTCGTCAACGGCATCCTCAACGAAGACACCCTCGCCACGTACCACGAGCAGGGCCGGCGCCTGGGCCGCCTCATGTACGAGGGTCGCTGGCTCGAGCCGCAGTCCCTCATGCTGCGCGAGTCGATTCAGCGCTGGGTCGGCTCGACGATCTCGGGCACCGTGACGATCCGCCTGCGCCGCGGTGACGACTGGACGATCCTCGACACCGTCTCCCCGAATCTGTCTTACGGGCCGGAGAAGCTGTCGATGGAGCGCGTCGGCGACGCCGCGTTCGGCCCGGTGGACCGGATCGGCCAGCTCACGATGCGCAACCTCGACATCGCCGACTCCCGCGCGCGCCTGGAGCAGTACGCAGGCCTCGGCCTCGTCGGCGGCGCGACCGGAGAACTCGTCGGCCGGGTGACCGCGGGCGAGTCCGCCGAGATCACCGAGTCGGTGCACGGCTCCATCTCCGAAGCCGACGAGAACCTCGCCGACGCCGTCGACACCGCCTCCGAGCGCGCCGCGTTCGACTCCGGCACCGACTGA
- a CDS encoding ZIP family metal transporter: MGGAILWGAVAAAPLFVGAVLAMLRTWPPRWLGIVLGFGAGALMASIAFELWEEGLDRGGPIPLVTGVALGALSYYIAARILDARAARKKGEAGGGQLAVGALLDGIPEQLVLGIGLASGEPVSIALVVAILVSNLPESIGSAADLLDGGMRRSRVLLLWAGVAVLCAAATVAGFGLASVTGAVFRSGASGFAAGALLVMLVDSMVPEAQSKAKESTGLATVLGFALAAGLAFAS, encoded by the coding sequence ATGGGTGGAGCGATTCTGTGGGGAGCCGTCGCGGCGGCTCCGCTGTTCGTCGGTGCGGTGCTCGCGATGCTGCGCACCTGGCCGCCGCGCTGGCTGGGCATCGTGCTGGGCTTCGGGGCCGGAGCCCTGATGGCCTCCATCGCGTTCGAGCTCTGGGAGGAGGGGCTCGATCGTGGCGGGCCGATCCCCCTCGTCACCGGCGTCGCGCTGGGAGCGCTCAGCTACTACATCGCCGCGCGCATCCTCGACGCCAGGGCCGCCAGGAAGAAGGGCGAGGCCGGGGGAGGCCAGCTCGCGGTGGGAGCCCTCCTGGACGGGATACCGGAGCAGCTCGTCCTCGGCATCGGCCTCGCCTCCGGAGAGCCGGTGAGCATCGCGCTCGTCGTCGCCATCCTCGTCTCGAACCTTCCGGAGTCCATCGGCTCCGCCGCCGACCTGCTCGACGGGGGCATGCGGCGGTCCAGGGTGCTGCTGCTGTGGGCCGGTGTCGCCGTGCTGTGCGCCGCGGCCACCGTCGCCGGCTTCGGGCTGGCCAGTGTGACGGGCGCGGTCTTCCGTTCCGGGGCGAGCGGTTTCGCGGCCGGCGCCCTGCTCGTCATGCTCGTCGATTCCATGGTGCCGGAGGCACAGTCGAAGGCGAAGGAGTCCACGGGGCTGGCGACCGTCCTCGGATTCGCGCTGGCCGCAGGACTCGCCTTCGCGTCCTGA
- a CDS encoding VWA domain-containing protein: MIFQPVLPVLLIVLLCAGVAAAAIWMLVRAPRAGGEVVADRRAIVKHRSLWALRLVMVLACAVMLLRPGLPGGSTQTLATDTDIVLVVDTTASIVAEDWADGDPRLDGVRADVRTLVEEYPGARFALITSDAAAELRIPLTTDTTALLGSLDVLRPEVTTQSRGSSIGVAARLLNETLVSAAESSPDRSRMVFYFGDGEQTSGMDPESFADSERHTDAGAVFGYGTTQGGPMRVTTGGLDSGGSEYIQYQGTDALSVIDEANLEKIAGQLGVGYEHREAGVSPTLPRAPSSTVAYADAGSVGDVVELYWLAALVILAALGVELTRATMLAARLRGLRAPHPRRSAVSGEH; this comes from the coding sequence GTGATCTTCCAACCCGTCCTCCCCGTCCTCCTCATCGTGCTGCTGTGCGCGGGCGTCGCCGCGGCCGCCATCTGGATGCTCGTGCGCGCACCGCGCGCCGGCGGCGAGGTCGTCGCCGATCGCCGCGCCATCGTCAAGCACCGCTCCCTCTGGGCGCTGCGGCTCGTGATGGTCCTCGCCTGCGCCGTGATGCTGCTGCGCCCCGGACTTCCCGGCGGCTCGACGCAGACGCTGGCGACCGACACGGACATCGTGCTGGTCGTGGACACCACCGCGAGCATCGTGGCGGAGGACTGGGCTGACGGCGATCCGCGGCTCGACGGCGTCCGTGCTGATGTGCGCACGCTGGTGGAGGAGTATCCCGGCGCCCGGTTCGCACTGATCACCTCGGATGCGGCGGCGGAACTGCGGATCCCGCTGACCACCGACACGACCGCCCTTCTCGGATCGCTCGATGTGCTGCGCCCGGAGGTGACGACTCAGTCGCGCGGCAGTTCGATCGGTGTGGCGGCGCGACTGCTGAACGAGACCCTCGTCTCCGCCGCGGAATCGTCCCCGGATCGCTCGCGCATGGTGTTCTACTTCGGGGACGGAGAGCAGACGTCGGGCATGGATCCGGAGTCTTTCGCGGACAGCGAGCGGCACACCGACGCCGGAGCCGTCTTCGGTTACGGAACCACGCAGGGCGGTCCGATGCGCGTGACGACCGGCGGCCTCGACAGCGGGGGTTCCGAGTACATCCAGTACCAGGGCACCGACGCCCTGTCGGTGATCGACGAAGCGAACCTGGAGAAGATCGCCGGGCAACTCGGGGTCGGATACGAGCACCGGGAGGCCGGCGTCTCGCCGACGCTGCCCCGTGCCCCATCGAGCACCGTCGCCTACGCGGACGCCGGGAGCGTGGGCGACGTCGTCGAGCTGTACTGGCTCGCTGCGCTGGTCATCCTTGCCGCGCTCGGGGTGGAACTCACCCGTGCGACGATGCTGGCCGCCCGGCTCCGCGGCCTGCGCGCTCCGCATCCCCGACGATCCGCCGTCTCCGGCGAACACTGA
- a CDS encoding DUF4064 domain-containing protein, whose protein sequence is MVSDHDRQRARYVGGTEGAPPVPPPGGYRGARRQQQVDLTPPTTPGLPVEEKKTSANALAWIALVVAILFVLILFGTLAVGGTDLLYGVTMITLQLVVLGVIVAALFTPGGRRLGIIALVLTVLFNVATVGALSALRTSASGNYEGEKTAEQRHAEAYPGIKGTDPQEALTQQSMEEVRADADALFADIRERLTTDFGFTWVPVGDEDVRPERNGYGGESLLSEYTSTAWATEQPVQDYAHKLEVMAAIDDVVVEHGLWNLYSFNDPTNSGIDPSMIAKLYGSDDPRTQTTWEYYTENYPDPLRFYANIYDLSNDADGGFRSSRESQSARTGEPIEGLQLVVIASKVLSDADRAEFEDRLQEYPGFE, encoded by the coding sequence ATGGTGAGCGACCACGATCGGCAGCGCGCCCGCTATGTCGGCGGCACCGAGGGTGCACCGCCCGTCCCCCCGCCCGGCGGCTATCGCGGCGCCCGACGGCAGCAGCAGGTCGACCTCACCCCACCCACCACGCCGGGCCTGCCCGTCGAGGAGAAGAAGACGTCAGCCAACGCGCTCGCCTGGATCGCGCTGGTCGTCGCCATCCTCTTCGTCCTGATCCTCTTCGGCACGCTCGCGGTCGGCGGCACGGATCTGCTGTACGGAGTGACGATGATCACACTGCAGCTCGTCGTGCTCGGAGTGATCGTCGCCGCGCTCTTCACTCCCGGTGGACGGCGCCTCGGCATCATCGCGCTCGTGCTCACCGTCCTGTTCAACGTCGCGACCGTCGGAGCGCTCAGTGCGCTGCGCACCTCCGCATCTGGCAACTACGAGGGTGAGAAGACGGCGGAGCAGCGGCACGCGGAAGCGTACCCCGGGATCAAGGGGACCGACCCGCAGGAAGCGCTCACCCAGCAGTCGATGGAGGAGGTGCGCGCCGACGCCGATGCGCTGTTCGCCGACATCCGCGAGCGTCTCACCACGGACTTCGGGTTCACCTGGGTCCCGGTGGGCGACGAGGACGTGCGGCCGGAACGCAACGGCTACGGCGGGGAGTCCCTGCTGTCGGAGTACACGTCGACAGCCTGGGCCACGGAGCAGCCCGTGCAGGACTATGCGCACAAGCTCGAGGTGATGGCGGCGATCGATGACGTCGTGGTCGAACACGGCCTGTGGAACCTGTACTCCTTCAACGACCCGACGAACTCGGGCATCGATCCGTCCATGATCGCGAAGCTGTACGGCAGCGACGACCCGCGCACGCAGACGACGTGGGAGTACTACACGGAGAACTACCCCGACCCGTTGCGCTTCTACGCGAACATCTACGACCTGTCGAACGATGCCGACGGCGGCTTCCGCAGCTCCAGGGAGTCACAGAGCGCACGGACGGGCGAGCCGATCGAGGGCCTGCAGCTCGTCGTCATCGCCAGCAAGGTGCTGAGCGATGCCGACCGCGCGGAGTTCGAGGACCGGCTCCAGGAGTACCCGGGCTTCGAGTGA